A stretch of Aerococcus urinaehominis DNA encodes these proteins:
- a CDS encoding Asp23/Gls24 family envelope stress response protein: MSAYTKTQSNITQTSSVAGSIEIAPDVIETIAYEAARQFKDIQVVNGSGNYLQGIFSRRRGVALYQNAQDQIVLDIHVMINYGLSVPKLCLALQQHVIEQVLFMTDYELSHVNVHVVGFNTQVAG, encoded by the coding sequence ATGTCAGCTTATACAAAAACACAATCAAATATCACCCAAACATCTAGTGTAGCGGGTTCGATTGAAATTGCCCCGGATGTTATTGAAACGATTGCCTATGAGGCTGCCCGCCAATTTAAAGATATCCAAGTGGTTAACGGCTCTGGCAATTACCTGCAAGGTATCTTTTCACGGAGGCGGGGAGTAGCCCTCTATCAGAACGCGCAAGACCAAATTGTGCTAGATATTCATGTGATGATTAATTATGGGCTATCAGTACCTAAACTTTGTCTAGCTCTGCAACAACATGTGATTGAACAGGTATTGTTTATGACAGATTATGAACTATCACATGTTAATGTGCATGTAGTTGGCTTTAATACGCAAGTCGCAGGATAG